Genomic segment of Rhodococcus rhodochrous:
GGTGAGGTTGCCGATGAGGCGACCGGCCTTACCGCGGGTGAGCTCGGAGACGTCCGGGTTCTTCTTCTGCGGCATGATCGACGATCCGGTCGACCATTCGTCCGCGAGGGTGACGTACCCGAACTCGGGGGTGCTCCACAGGATGATCTCTTCCGCCATGCGGGAGAGGTCGACGGCGATCTGCGCGAACACGAACGCCGCTTCCGCCGCGAAGTCGCGGGAGCTGGTGGCGTCGATCGAGTTGTCCGCCGCCGAGTCGAAGCCCAGGTCGGCCGCGATCGCGTCGGGGTCGAGACCGAGCGACGATCCGGCGAGCGCTCCCGACCCGTACGGCGAGACCGCCGCGCGCTTGTCGAAGTCGCGCAGCCGGTCGACGTCGCGCAGCAACGGATGCGCGTGGGCGAGCAGGTGGTGCGCGAGCAGCACGGGCTGCGCCGCCTGCAGGTGCGTCTTGCCCGGCATCACGGCATCGGGGTGCGCCGCGGCCTGGTCGGCGATCGCATCGACCACGTCGAGGACACCGTCGGCGATGCGCCGCGCGCTGTCGCGCAGCCACATGCGGAACAGCGTTGCGACCTGGTCGTTGCGGGAGCGGCCCGCGCGGAGCCGGCCGCCGACCTCGGGGCCGACCCGTTCGATGAGCCCCCGTTCGAGCGCGCCGTGCACGTCCTCGTCGGACTCGGCCGGGCCGAACGCACCGGAGGCCACATCGGCGGCGAGCCGGTCGAGGCCGTCGAGCATCGTGGCGAGGTCGTCGTCGGTGAGGAGTCCGGCGCGGTGCAGAACCTTGGCGTGGGCCTGCGAGGCGCGCACGTCGTACGGGGCCAGCGCCCAGTCGAAGTGCGTGGACTTGCTCAGCGCCGCCATGGCGGCGGCCGGTCCGGATGCGAACCGGCCGCCCCACAGGGCACCTTCGTTGGTGCCGTGAGCCGTCATGACTACAGGCCCAGATCGCGCTTCGCGGCGACCTTCGACGACAGGCCGTGGATCTGCACGAAGCCCTTGGCGTTGGACTGGTCGAAGCTGTCGCCCTCGTCGTAGGTGGCGAGGTTGAAGTCGTACAGCGACTCGGGGCTGCGGCGACCGTTGACGGTGATGTGTCCGCCGTGGAGCACCATGCGGATCTCGCCGGTGACGCGTTCCTGGGTGTGCTTGATGAAGGCGTCGAGGGCGGTCTTCAGCGGGGAGTACCACAGGCCGTCGTACACCAGCTCGCTCCAGCGCTCTTCGACGCGACGCTTGTAGCGGCCGAGTTCGCGCTCGAGGGTGACATGCTCGAGTTCCTGGTGTGCGGTGATGAGAGCGATGGCGCCGGGGGCCTCGTAGATCTCGCGGCTCTTGATGCCGACGAGGCGGTCCTCGACCATGTCGAGGCGGCCCACACCCTGAGCGCCGGCGCGGCGGTTGAGTTCCTGGATGGCCTCGAGGACGGTGACGTGCTTGCCGTCGATCGCGACGGGGCGACCTGCCTCGAAGGCGATGATCAGCTCGTCGGGTGCCTGCCAGTGGGCGGTGGGGTCCTCGGTGTAGTCGTAGACGTCCTTGGTGGGGGCGTTCCACAGGTCCTCGAGGAAGCCGGTCTCGACGGCGCGGCCCCAGACGTTCTGGTCGATGGAGAACGGCGAACGCTTGGTGACGTTGATGGGCAGGCCGTGCTCCTCGGCGAAGGCGATGGCCTTCTCGCGGGTCCAGGCGTAGTCGCGGACCGGGGCGATGACCTGGAGGTCGGGGGCGAGGGCACCGAAGCCGACCTCGAAGCGGACCTGGTCGTTGCCCTTGCCGGTGCAGCCGTGGGAGACGACGGTGCCGCCGTGCTCGCGGGCGGCCTGCACGATGTGCTTGACGATCAGCGGGCGGCTGATGGCCGAGACGAGCGGGTAGCGATCCATGTAGAGCGCGTTGGCCTGGACGGTGGGCAGGCAGTACTCGTTGGCGAACTCGTCCTTGGCATCGACGACGATCGATTCGACGGCACCGCAGTCGAGAGCGCGCTGACGCACGACCTCCATGTCCTCGCCACCCTGGCCGAGGTCGATGGCCACGGCGACGACCTCCTTGCCGGTCTCCTTGCCGATCCAGCTGATGGCGACGGAGGTGTCCAGCCCGCCCGAATAGGCGAGTACGACGCGTTCGGCCATTGTCTTTGTGCTCCTTCGTATTTCGACGTGCGTCTATGAGTGGTAGGTCAGGTGAGTGATTCGATTTTCGCGGCCAGTTCGGCTCCCGTCGTCGGTTCGCGGGCGATGACCGCGATGGTGTCGTCGCCGGCGATCGTTCCGACCACCTCGGGTAATGATGCCCGATCGAGTGCACTGGCCAGATAGTGCGCTGCCCCGGGCGGGGTACGCAGCACGGCGATGTTGCCGCTGGCGTCGGTGGACACCAGCAGTTCGCCGAGTAACCGGGACAGGCGGTCGGTGCCTCCGGTCACGCCGCGCACGGGGCTGCCGTCCTCCGGGACGACGTACACCCCGGCGCCCCCGTCGGCCGCGCGGAGCTTGACGGCACCGAGTTCTTCGAGGTCGCGGGACAGGGTGGCGGTGGACACCTCGATGCCGTCCTCGGCGAGCAGAGCGGCGAGTTCGGTGTGGCTGCGCACCGGGTGTGTGGCGAGCAGCGCGACGATACGGGCCTGCCGCGCCGCGCGCGTCGGCGCGGTCGCTGCACTGTCCGCATGGTTCGCCGCGGTGCTCACGGTCAGCTCCGGCCCTGCTCGAGCAGCCACACGAGCAGGGCCTTCTGTGCGTGGAGACGGTTCTCGGCCTCGTCCCACACCACCGACCGCGGTCCGTCGATGACCTCGGCGGTGATCTCCTTGCCGCGATAGGCGGGCAGGCAGTGCAGCACGATCGCGTCGGTGTCGGCGAGGGAGACGAGGTCGTCGTTCAGCTGGAAGGGCCGGAAGGGCGCTTCGCGGTCCTTGCCGTCGTCCTCCTGCCCCATCGACACCCAGGTGTCGGTGACGAGCACGTCGGCGCCGGTGGCTCCGGTGCGCGGGTCGTCGGTGACGGTGACGCTGCCGCCGGTCTCCTCTGCCCGTGCACGGCTCGCGGCGACCACCTGCGGGTCGGGGGTGAACCCGGTCGGGGACGCGATGGTCACATGCATTCCGGCGGTGACGCCACCGAGCATCAGCGAGTGCGCCATGTTGTTGGCGCCGTCGCCGAAGTAGGTCATCCGCAGGCCCGCGGTGGCGCCCTTGTTCTCGCGGATGGTCTGCAGGTCGGCGAGGATCTGGCAGGGGTGGAAGGTGTCGGTGAGTGCGTTGACGACGGGCACCGTCGAGTGCTCGGCGAGCGTCTCGATGCGGTCCTGGCCGTAGGTGCGCCACACGACCGCTTCGGTGAACCGGGAGAACATCCGGGCGGTGTCCTCGAGGGTCTCGCCCTTGCCGATCTGGGTGGAGCCGGTGTCGACGACGATGGCGTGTCCGCCGAGCTGGGCGATGCCGGCGTCGAAGGAGAAGCGGGTGCGGGTGGAGGTCTTGTCGAAGAGTACGGCGATGCTGAGGGGCCCTTCGAGGGGGCGGCGGGACAGCGGTGCCTTCTTCAGTTCGGCGGCGAGTTCGAGCACCTCGGTCTGTTCGGCCGGGGTGAGGTCGTCGTCGCGCAGGAAATGGCGGAGCACGGGTCGTCAGTTCCCTTCCCGGTCGGCGGTGTCGAGGACGGCGGGCAGCGCCGTCACGAAGCTCTCGGCCTGCTGTTCGGTGAGGATCAGCGGGGGCGCGAGTCGGATCACGTCCGGTGCGGCGGCGTTGACGAGGAAACCGGCCTCGCGGGCGGCGGTCTCGACGGCGGGTGCCTTCGCAGCGGTGAGGACGACACCGAGGAGCAGCCCGGAGCCGCGCACGTGCGAGACGAGCGGGTGCCCGAGTTCCTCGATGCCGGCGGCGAGGGTCTTGCCGACGGTGTTCACGTGGTCGAGCAGATTCTGCTCGTCGATCGTGCGCAGCACCGCGAGGGCGGCCGCGGCGCAGACCGGGTTGCCAC
This window contains:
- the argH gene encoding argininosuccinate lyase translates to MTAHGTNEGALWGGRFASGPAAAMAALSKSTHFDWALAPYDVRASQAHAKVLHRAGLLTDDDLATMLDGLDRLAADVASGAFGPAESDEDVHGALERGLIERVGPEVGGRLRAGRSRNDQVATLFRMWLRDSARRIADGVLDVVDAIADQAAAHPDAVMPGKTHLQAAQPVLLAHHLLAHAHPLLRDVDRLRDFDKRAAVSPYGSGALAGSSLGLDPDAIAADLGFDSAADNSIDATSSRDFAAEAAFVFAQIAVDLSRMAEEIILWSTPEFGYVTLADEWSTGSSIMPQKKNPDVSELTRGKAGRLIGNLTGLLATLKAQPLAYNRDLQEDKEPVFDSVAQLELLLPAIAGLVSTLTFHTERMAELAPAGFTLATDIAEWMVRQGVPFRVAHEAAGACVRVAEGRGVGLEDLTDEELAGVDPALTPQVREVLTVEGSIASRDARGGTAGVRVAEQLGRVRDAAAQLRDRVRA
- a CDS encoding argininosuccinate synthase encodes the protein MAERVVLAYSGGLDTSVAISWIGKETGKEVVAVAIDLGQGGEDMEVVRQRALDCGAVESIVVDAKDEFANEYCLPTVQANALYMDRYPLVSAISRPLIVKHIVQAAREHGGTVVSHGCTGKGNDQVRFEVGFGALAPDLQVIAPVRDYAWTREKAIAFAEEHGLPINVTKRSPFSIDQNVWGRAVETGFLEDLWNAPTKDVYDYTEDPTAHWQAPDELIIAFEAGRPVAIDGKHVTVLEAIQELNRRAGAQGVGRLDMVEDRLVGIKSREIYEAPGAIALITAHQELEHVTLERELGRYKRRVEERWSELVYDGLWYSPLKTALDAFIKHTQERVTGEIRMVLHGGHITVNGRRSPESLYDFNLATYDEGDSFDQSNAKGFVQIHGLSSKVAAKRDLGL
- a CDS encoding arginine repressor translates to MSTAANHADSAATAPTRAARQARIVALLATHPVRSHTELAALLAEDGIEVSTATLSRDLEELGAVKLRAADGGAGVYVVPEDGSPVRGVTGGTDRLSRLLGELLVSTDASGNIAVLRTPPGAAHYLASALDRASLPEVVGTIAGDDTIAVIAREPTTGAELAAKIESLT
- the argF gene encoding ornithine carbamoyltransferase gives rise to the protein MLRHFLRDDDLTPAEQTEVLELAAELKKAPLSRRPLEGPLSIAVLFDKTSTRTRFSFDAGIAQLGGHAIVVDTGSTQIGKGETLEDTARMFSRFTEAVVWRTYGQDRIETLAEHSTVPVVNALTDTFHPCQILADLQTIRENKGATAGLRMTYFGDGANNMAHSLMLGGVTAGMHVTIASPTGFTPDPQVVAASRARAEETGGSVTVTDDPRTGATGADVLVTDTWVSMGQEDDGKDREAPFRPFQLNDDLVSLADTDAIVLHCLPAYRGKEITAEVIDGPRSVVWDEAENRLHAQKALLVWLLEQGRS